A region from the Sulfurospirillum oryzae genome encodes:
- the guaB gene encoding IMP dehydrogenase, producing MKIRKRALTFEDVLLVPKYSEILPKEVDIKTKLTKNITLNIPLVSAAMDTVTEHRAAIMMARLGGLGIIHKNMDIESQVREIKRVKKSESGIIIDPVSIKANATLREALNIMSEYRISGVPVIDDKDILIGILTNRDLRFENDYSKKVEELMTKMPLITVKKGTTLDDAEAIFRTNKVEKLPIVDENNKLAGLITIKDLKKRQEYPHANKDEFGRLRVGAAIGVGQLDRARALVEAGVDVLVLDSAHGHSKGIIDTVKLIKKELSVDIIAGNIATSEAAEALVQAGVDGIKVGIGPGSICTTRIVSGVGVPQISAIEECSEVGKKHGVPVIADGGIKYSGDFAKALAAGAQSVMVGSLLAGTDESPGEFITYQGRQYKTYRGMGSIGAMTKGSSDRYFQEGTAADKLVPEGIEGRVPHAGSIRDVIFQMVGGLRSSMGYVGARDIIDYQEKAEFVEITSAGLKESHVHDVIITHEAPNYRVN from the coding sequence ATGAAAATTAGAAAAAGAGCATTAACATTTGAAGACGTATTACTCGTTCCAAAATATTCAGAAATTTTACCTAAAGAAGTCGATATTAAAACAAAATTGACAAAGAATATCACCCTAAATATCCCTCTTGTTTCTGCAGCGATGGATACCGTTACAGAACACCGAGCGGCTATTATGATGGCACGACTTGGCGGTCTTGGTATCATTCATAAAAATATGGATATTGAATCTCAAGTAAGAGAAATCAAACGTGTGAAAAAAAGTGAAAGCGGCATTATTATTGATCCTGTTTCTATTAAAGCAAATGCGACGCTTCGTGAAGCATTAAACATTATGTCTGAGTACCGTATTTCAGGTGTCCCTGTTATTGATGACAAGGATATATTGATTGGAATTTTAACCAACCGTGATCTTCGATTTGAAAATGATTACTCTAAAAAAGTAGAAGAGTTGATGACAAAAATGCCTTTAATTACCGTCAAAAAAGGGACAACCCTTGATGATGCAGAGGCTATTTTTAGAACCAATAAAGTTGAAAAACTTCCTATAGTGGATGAAAACAATAAACTTGCAGGTCTTATTACGATCAAAGATCTTAAAAAACGCCAAGAGTATCCTCATGCTAACAAAGATGAGTTTGGGAGACTTCGTGTAGGTGCTGCGATTGGTGTTGGGCAACTTGATCGTGCTCGTGCTTTGGTAGAAGCAGGCGTAGATGTTTTGGTTTTAGATTCTGCACATGGACATTCAAAAGGTATTATTGATACGGTTAAACTTATTAAAAAAGAGCTTAGTGTTGACATCATTGCGGGGAATATCGCTACATCAGAAGCGGCTGAAGCGTTAGTGCAAGCAGGCGTGGATGGTATTAAGGTAGGTATTGGACCGGGTAGTATTTGTACCACTCGTATCGTTTCAGGTGTTGGTGTGCCTCAAATATCTGCTATTGAAGAGTGTTCAGAAGTGGGTAAAAAACACGGCGTTCCTGTGATTGCTGATGGTGGTATTAAATATTCAGGTGATTTTGCAAAAGCCTTAGCAGCAGGTGCTCAAAGCGTTATGGTAGGAAGCTTGCTTGCAGGAACCGATGAGAGTCCGGGTGAGTTTATTACGTACCAAGGACGTCAATACAAAACCTATCGTGGTATGGGAAGTATCGGGGCGATGACCAAAGGAAGTAGCGATCGTTATTTCCAAGAGGGAACGGCTGCGGATAAACTTGTGCCAGAGGGTATCGAAGGACGTGTGCCACATGCGGGTTCTATCCGTGATGTCATCTTCCAAATGGTGGGAGGACTTAGGTCTTCTATGGGCTATGTGGGCGCACGTGATATTATTGATTATCAAGAAAAAGCAGAATTTGTAGAAATCACGAGTGCAGGTCTTAAAGAGAGCCACGTGCATGATGTTATCATCACACACGAAGCACCAAATTATCGCGTTAATTAA
- the gatA gene encoding Asp-tRNA(Asn)/Glu-tRNA(Gln) amidotransferase subunit GatA codes for MITLKEALKLSKEEIEAFRTDLKKEIEAKKELGAYVEQLTCKTISEYGAGIPIAIKDNIQVNGWEVTSGSNILQGYVAPYNATVIDNMLRHGLSPFGRTNMDEFAMGSSTESSFYGKTLNPHNPKCVPGGSSGGSAAAVAGGIAIAALGSDTGGSIRQPAAFCGCVGLKPTYGKVSRYGLGAYSSSLDQIGPITQNVEDAAILYDIIAGHEPKDSTSANMAHQSVADKLNADRKMTIAVIENYLNEASPEVRERMMDGIKALEKAGHKIIYRNFINNKYDIATYYVIATAEASANLSRYDGVRYGNRGSNENLKEMFIQSRSLGFGEEVKRRILLGTFVLSSGYYDAYYIKAQRARHFIKAQYEAIFKEADLIFMPVTPTSAFEFGSKADPLEMYLSDIYTISLNLAGLPGISVPLGMDSKGLPVGGQLIGQAYGEQALLDGALSLERELGL; via the coding sequence TTGATTACTTTAAAAGAGGCGTTGAAACTTTCTAAAGAAGAGATTGAAGCATTTAGAACTGATTTGAAAAAAGAGATTGAAGCGAAAAAAGAGTTGGGCGCGTATGTTGAACAGCTTACATGTAAAACGATAAGTGAGTATGGCGCAGGCATTCCGATTGCAATTAAAGACAATATTCAAGTCAATGGCTGGGAAGTAACGAGCGGGTCTAATATTCTTCAAGGTTATGTAGCTCCTTACAATGCGACCGTGATTGATAACATGCTGCGCCATGGGCTCTCTCCTTTTGGACGTACCAACATGGATGAGTTTGCCATGGGAAGCTCAACGGAATCATCTTTTTATGGTAAAACACTCAACCCACACAATCCAAAATGCGTTCCTGGTGGCAGTAGTGGTGGTAGTGCTGCAGCTGTTGCTGGCGGCATTGCCATCGCAGCACTTGGAAGTGATACGGGTGGAAGTATTCGCCAACCCGCAGCTTTTTGTGGTTGTGTTGGTCTTAAACCAACGTATGGAAAAGTAAGTCGTTACGGTTTGGGTGCGTACTCAAGCTCACTCGATCAGATTGGACCGATTACACAAAATGTGGAAGATGCGGCTATTTTATATGACATTATCGCAGGGCATGAGCCAAAAGACTCTACCAGTGCAAATATGGCACATCAAAGTGTAGCAGATAAGCTCAATGCAGATCGTAAGATGACCATTGCTGTGATTGAAAACTATCTTAACGAGGCAAGTCCAGAAGTGCGTGAACGTATGATGGATGGTATTAAGGCGCTTGAAAAAGCGGGTCATAAAATCATTTATCGCAATTTTATTAACAACAAATATGACATCGCGACTTATTATGTCATCGCAACCGCCGAAGCAAGTGCGAACTTGAGCCGTTATGATGGCGTTCGTTATGGCAATCGTGGAAGCAATGAAAACCTCAAAGAGATGTTTATTCAAAGCCGAAGCCTTGGTTTTGGTGAAGAAGTTAAACGAAGAATCTTGCTTGGAACATTTGTTTTAAGCAGTGGTTATTATGATGCGTATTATATCAAAGCACAGCGTGCGCGTCATTTTATTAAAGCACAGTATGAAGCCATTTTTAAAGAGGCTGATCTTATTTTTATGCCAGTAACTCCAACCAGTGCGTTTGAGTTTGGCTCTAAAGCAGATCCTTTAGAGATGTATTTGAGTGACATTTATACCATTTCACTCAATCTTGCAGGGCTTCCGGGTATTTCCGTTCCTCTTGGAATGGACAGTAAAGGGCTTCCTGTGGGAGGACAACTGATTGGTCAAGCGTATGGTGAGCAAGCACTCCTTGATGGAGCGTTAAGCTTAGAGCGTGAATTAGGATTATAG
- the ileS gene encoding isoleucine--tRNA ligase, translating into MDYKETLLLPQTDFPMRGNLPQNEPARYAKWFSNEESAYAKMIKNRENAPTSFILHDGPPYANGHIHIGHALNKILKDVIVKTHYFFGEKVRYVPGWDCHGLPIEQQVEKNLGKEKKDALPKSKIRELCREHARKFIDIQREEFKSLGVIGDWDNPYMTMKFKFEADIYRALCGVADKGLLVERSKPVYWSWAARSALAEAEVEYEDKEDYSIFVAFALSPEAKAKLEISSDASVIIWTTTPWTLPANVGISFSPDENYVLTSDGYIVAEPLHVKLIEQGVVAGEIVKTFKASVLENSFAINPLNGRPSQLILGDHVTMDGGSGCVHTAPGHGDDDYKVGLRYGLEVVMPVDERGCYDETVVHLGLLPDAQSFVGEHIFKCNERILELLGTRLLKCSKFTHSYPFCWRTHQPVIYRATKQWFVAMDEAVGGRESLRKMAMDELGKVRFYPKSGINRLGSMIENRPDWCISRQRDWGVPIAFFRDKTTGKPIFDAKIVEHIANIFEEKGADAWWDLEIKDLLVDNSGYKPENLEKVMDILDVWFDSGSTWKAVLQSKDYDAGHYPATMYLEGSDQHRGWFQSSLLVSTANNGIAPYQKILTHGFTVDEKGEKMSKSKGNVVAPTDIAKSHGVEILRLWVGTSEYTTDLKISDNILKQISEQYRKIRNTFRFLLANVNDLETIMPFSQMGVLDQWILAHAKAVFDEAEGYFREYEFSKGFALLNHFIAVELSGIYLDISKDRLYCNAKNDSIRLSAQSAMALIAEKLMVLMAPTLTYTIDEMMEYAPAILKQNCESVFDLVYQPLPAIATSFDEAYMMEAREKFFEIVDALKKEKIIKSTLELALQTTSPKIAALEKVDAEDWFTVSKVIEHNEEGEMGVFEVAGDQFKILKASKCKCPRCWKYRAKSEEELCHRCNEALNG; encoded by the coding sequence ATGGACTATAAAGAGACCTTGCTTCTTCCTCAAACCGATTTTCCAATGAGAGGCAATTTACCCCAAAACGAGCCTGCTCGTTATGCAAAGTGGTTTTCCAATGAGGAGAGCGCTTATGCAAAGATGATTAAAAACAGAGAAAATGCTCCTACATCATTTATTCTTCACGATGGACCTCCTTACGCGAATGGGCATATTCACATTGGGCACGCACTTAACAAAATTCTCAAAGATGTGATTGTTAAAACGCATTATTTTTTTGGTGAGAAAGTTCGTTATGTGCCAGGTTGGGATTGTCATGGTTTGCCGATTGAGCAGCAAGTTGAAAAAAATCTTGGTAAAGAGAAAAAAGACGCACTCCCAAAAAGTAAAATCAGAGAGTTGTGTCGTGAGCATGCGAGAAAGTTTATTGATATTCAACGCGAAGAGTTTAAATCTTTAGGTGTTATTGGTGATTGGGACAATCCATACATGACCATGAAGTTTAAATTTGAAGCGGACATTTACCGTGCGTTATGCGGTGTTGCTGACAAAGGACTTTTGGTTGAACGAAGCAAACCGGTTTATTGGTCATGGGCAGCAAGAAGTGCGTTAGCAGAGGCAGAAGTAGAGTATGAAGACAAAGAAGACTACTCAATTTTTGTGGCATTTGCACTGAGCCCTGAAGCCAAAGCAAAACTTGAAATCAGCTCTGACGCTTCTGTCATTATCTGGACCACAACGCCGTGGACACTGCCTGCGAATGTGGGTATCTCTTTTAGTCCCGATGAAAACTATGTGCTTACCAGTGATGGTTACATCGTTGCAGAGCCTTTACATGTAAAACTGATTGAACAAGGCGTCGTTGCAGGTGAGATCGTTAAAACGTTTAAAGCCAGTGTGCTTGAAAATAGTTTTGCAATCAACCCTCTTAATGGCAGACCATCACAATTAATTCTTGGCGATCACGTAACGATGGACGGTGGTAGTGGTTGTGTTCACACAGCTCCAGGACACGGTGATGATGACTACAAAGTGGGACTTCGTTACGGTCTTGAAGTGGTGATGCCTGTTGATGAGAGAGGCTGTTACGATGAGACTGTGGTTCATTTAGGGTTGCTTCCAGATGCGCAAAGTTTCGTAGGCGAGCATATTTTTAAATGCAACGAGCGTATTTTAGAGCTTTTGGGTACAAGACTTTTGAAATGCTCTAAGTTTACCCACTCCTATCCATTTTGTTGGAGAACCCATCAGCCGGTTATTTACCGCGCGACAAAACAGTGGTTTGTGGCAATGGACGAAGCGGTTGGCGGACGTGAGAGCCTTCGTAAAATGGCAATGGATGAGCTTGGAAAAGTGCGTTTTTACCCAAAATCGGGTATTAATCGTCTAGGTTCAATGATCGAAAATAGACCAGATTGGTGTATCTCAAGACAACGTGACTGGGGTGTTCCTATCGCATTTTTTAGAGATAAAACAACGGGTAAACCAATCTTTGATGCTAAAATTGTAGAGCATATCGCCAACATCTTTGAAGAAAAAGGTGCGGACGCTTGGTGGGATTTAGAGATCAAAGACCTTTTAGTTGACAATAGCGGTTATAAGCCAGAAAACCTTGAAAAAGTCATGGATATTTTGGATGTTTGGTTTGACAGTGGTAGTACATGGAAAGCGGTTCTTCAATCCAAAGACTATGATGCAGGACATTATCCTGCGACGATGTATCTAGAAGGGAGTGATCAACATCGTGGTTGGTTCCAAAGTTCACTCTTAGTCAGTACTGCCAACAATGGCATTGCTCCATATCAAAAAATTCTTACACATGGTTTTACGGTGGATGAGAAGGGTGAGAAGATGAGCAAATCGAAGGGCAATGTTGTAGCCCCTACGGATATTGCAAAAAGTCACGGTGTTGAAATTCTTCGCCTTTGGGTTGGAACGAGTGAATACACAACAGATCTTAAAATCAGCGACAACATCTTAAAACAGATCAGCGAGCAGTATCGTAAAATTCGTAATACCTTTAGATTTTTATTGGCTAACGTGAATGATCTTGAAACCATTATGCCATTTTCGCAAATGGGCGTTTTGGATCAATGGATCTTAGCGCATGCCAAAGCGGTTTTTGATGAAGCAGAAGGGTACTTTAGAGAGTATGAATTTTCCAAAGGTTTTGCGCTTTTGAACCATTTTATCGCAGTGGAACTCAGTGGTATTTACCTCGATATTTCTAAAGACAGACTCTACTGTAATGCTAAAAATGACTCTATTCGTCTTTCAGCACAAAGTGCAATGGCGCTCATTGCTGAGAAATTGATGGTGCTTATGGCTCCAACATTGACCTATACGATTGATGAGATGATGGAATATGCCCCTGCTATTTTAAAACAAAATTGTGAAAGTGTTTTTGATCTTGTTTATCAGCCTCTACCTGCTATTGCGACTTCGTTTGATGAAGCGTACATGATGGAAGCGAGAGAGAAATTCTTTGAAATCGTTGACGCATTGAAAAAAGAGAAAATCATCAAATCAACGCTTGAGTTAGCGCTTCAAACGACTTCACCAAAAATCGCAGCACTAGAGAAAGTGGACGCAGAAGACTGGTTTACGGTGAGTAAAGTGATAGAGCACAACGAAGAGGGCGAAATGGGTGTGTTTGAGGTGGCTGGGGATCAGTTTAAAATCCTTAAAGCGTCTAAATGCAAATGCCCACGTTGCTGGAAATACCGTGCTAAAAGTGAAGAAGAACTTTGCCACAGATGTAATGAGGCATTAAATGGTTGA
- a CDS encoding CinA family protein: MKSSLIVVGKALRYNLPFLNYIHATITKHLDLPDQTVYIDKNDKDLFFVLEESITHADEIVIVTSNDSFNLVNKVIATLGEESLELKSGMLIPSKTVRFEESSYLLEREGKLINVIKATENKKLPPVLIENKNSSALFSIINIDEDSLKILLEPLAQNFEIRITPTKIIDGWMMIEAISNKYGNLESFFKAAKSLLPQKVINHPDVIEHISESLQAHGKTLSIAESCTGGLIASMLTKRSGVSAVFKGGLVTYSNEIKESWLGVSSETIERFGAVSELCIREMLEGVLNASLSDFAIATSGVAGPTGGSIEKPVGTVYVGARNKEGDIMIERLLLEGDREYIQTQSAYHALKLLLHVGENIFLKSEKMS; this comes from the coding sequence ATGAAAAGCTCTTTGATCGTAGTCGGTAAAGCTCTACGATACAATCTGCCATTTTTAAACTATATTCACGCAACAATTACGAAACATCTTGATCTTCCCGATCAAACCGTCTACATCGATAAAAACGATAAAGACCTCTTTTTTGTCTTAGAAGAGTCTATCACGCATGCCGATGAAATCGTCATCGTCACCTCCAATGACAGCTTCAACTTGGTTAATAAAGTTATCGCAACATTGGGTGAAGAGTCACTCGAACTAAAATCAGGTATGCTTATTCCCTCAAAAACCGTTCGCTTTGAAGAAAGTAGTTATCTTTTAGAACGCGAAGGCAAACTTATTAATGTCATCAAAGCCACTGAAAATAAAAAACTCCCTCCCGTTTTAATCGAAAATAAAAACAGTTCCGCTCTTTTTTCAATCATCAACATTGATGAAGATTCTTTAAAAATTTTACTTGAACCATTGGCGCAAAACTTTGAAATCCGCATTACCCCCACAAAAATCATTGATGGATGGATGATGATTGAAGCCATTTCTAACAAATATGGCAATTTGGAGAGTTTCTTTAAAGCAGCCAAATCCCTGCTTCCTCAAAAAGTTATTAACCATCCTGATGTCATTGAACATATCTCCGAATCGCTTCAAGCACATGGAAAAACACTCAGCATTGCTGAGAGCTGCACGGGAGGGCTTATCGCTTCTATGCTTACCAAACGCTCTGGTGTTTCAGCTGTTTTCAAAGGCGGACTTGTGACGTACTCTAATGAAATTAAAGAGTCATGGCTAGGTGTTAGCAGCGAAACGATTGAGCGTTTTGGTGCCGTCAGCGAGCTGTGCATACGTGAAATGTTAGAAGGAGTGCTCAACGCAAGCCTCTCCGATTTTGCTATTGCCACCAGTGGCGTGGCTGGACCAACGGGTGGAAGTATCGAAAAACCAGTCGGTACAGTTTATGTTGGAGCACGCAATAAAGAAGGCGATATTATGATCGAAAGACTTCTTTTAGAGGGTGATCGAGAGTATATTCAAACCCAAAGTGCTTACCATGCCTTAAAGTTACTTTTACATGTAGGCGAAAATATTTTTCTCAAAAGTGAAAAAATGTCTTGA
- the ccsA gene encoding cytochrome c biogenesis protein CcsA has translation MDFVLKQLFSMKAAIILLVLFGLFSGVATFVENDFGVETSWALIYTSWWFELVQIALGVILISNIVRYKLYTLDKLPSFLFHISFIFILIGSGVTRYFGFEGSLHVRNGMKESKVLSSDAFVQVSALKDTQSYSYSHSQLISRLGGNNFSFSFDVGGDKAEVKFKEYLPNATAKVVDDPQGVPMISMMLSGYGESLNVVLKEGDTYESSEYIFSFNAKVPQSEKPVVQFTLEDGKFYFYSKEKIAWFKMAENKRGEYATDNKQDFVAGQLYTIGNVNFAPRYIGLKGLEKVVEDKNPMKKADATSAIIVTAKFKGETKEIAMFGHGKGSEGQPTKIIIADTPFIFEWGSQIFTLPFAIKLNEFQLDRYAGSMSPMSYASEVEVVDAEKGIHVPFRIYMNHVLDYRGFRFFQSSYDQDEKGTILSVNNDPGKFPTYFGYLLLGIGLLFNLINPKSRFRKLAAMVQKDMTKVKSVLLAFFSVFTLGQVSTLHAYTTEEYVGFLKQYDTKHADKFGRILVQSVDGRIKPIDTISTELLNKIYGGSSFEGLTPNQVALSMMSSPGEWQGLPVIKVFHPELKKIIGIPENQKYAAFNDFFEKEGDHAFKLIKYTEEANRKKPAQRNQFDKDILKVDERVNICYMVYTGEVFKMIPKQNDLNKRWFAPQEAVMNFSKQEGDEVRALLGGYFEAISEGLEKGNWESANKAIDKLQSYQEQYGSEIIPSSSRIKAEIFFNHAKIFDRLTPVYLLSGLVLLCFIFAKMIKSSLNIRYITKIVLAINFVAFLAHTGGLGLRWYISTHAPWSDGYESMIYIAWAIALAGIFFSRQSVVSLALTSILTGVTLFVAHLSWMDPQITNLVPVLKSYWLNIHVSVITASYGFLGLCALLGFFTLILFSVRSKNQTKRNQEIDRNIVEATRINEMAMILGLSLLTIGNFLGGVWANESWGRYWGWDPKETWALVSILFYAAVVHLRFIPKLNTPFVFAVASTVAFASIIMTYFGVNFYLSGMHSYAAGDPIPVPPFVYYTIVIVSLVIALAYPKRAFAKTL, from the coding sequence ATGGATTTTGTATTGAAGCAGCTTTTTTCAATGAAGGCGGCTATCATTCTTTTAGTGCTTTTTGGACTTTTTAGTGGTGTCGCTACATTTGTTGAAAATGATTTCGGTGTTGAGACGAGTTGGGCACTGATTTATACTTCATGGTGGTTTGAATTAGTTCAAATTGCTTTAGGCGTCATTTTAATCTCTAATATTGTGCGATATAAACTCTACACTCTTGATAAACTCCCTTCTTTTCTCTTTCATATCAGTTTTATTTTTATTCTTATTGGCTCAGGCGTAACACGCTATTTTGGCTTTGAAGGGTCTTTACATGTAAGAAATGGTATGAAAGAAAGTAAAGTGCTTTCCAGTGACGCATTTGTTCAGGTGAGTGCATTGAAAGATACTCAGTCTTACAGTTATAGCCATTCTCAGCTTATTTCCAGACTAGGCGGGAATAACTTTTCATTCTCTTTTGATGTCGGCGGTGATAAAGCGGAAGTGAAATTTAAAGAATACCTACCTAATGCGACTGCAAAAGTTGTTGATGATCCACAAGGTGTTCCAATGATTTCGATGATGCTAAGTGGTTATGGTGAAAGCCTCAATGTAGTTTTAAAAGAGGGTGATACCTACGAATCAAGTGAATATATTTTTAGCTTTAATGCAAAAGTTCCACAAAGTGAAAAACCAGTCGTACAATTTACGTTAGAAGATGGAAAATTTTATTTCTATTCTAAAGAAAAAATTGCATGGTTCAAGATGGCTGAAAATAAGCGCGGGGAATATGCTACGGATAACAAGCAAGATTTTGTAGCAGGTCAGCTTTATACCATTGGAAATGTTAATTTTGCACCACGATATATTGGTCTTAAAGGGCTTGAAAAAGTGGTTGAGGATAAAAATCCTATGAAAAAAGCAGACGCTACCTCGGCCATTATTGTAACGGCAAAATTTAAAGGTGAAACCAAAGAAATTGCCATGTTTGGACATGGCAAAGGCTCTGAAGGTCAGCCGACGAAAATAATTATTGCAGATACGCCATTTATTTTTGAATGGGGCTCTCAAATCTTTACACTCCCTTTTGCTATCAAACTCAATGAATTTCAATTGGATCGTTACGCAGGTTCCATGTCGCCGATGTCTTATGCAAGTGAAGTTGAAGTTGTTGATGCAGAAAAAGGGATTCATGTGCCATTTCGTATTTATATGAACCATGTTCTTGACTATCGAGGATTCCGTTTTTTCCAAAGCTCTTATGATCAAGATGAAAAAGGAACAATTTTGTCTGTTAATAATGATCCAGGGAAATTTCCAACCTATTTTGGTTACCTTCTTTTAGGCATAGGACTTTTGTTTAATTTAATTAATCCAAAAAGCCGTTTTCGAAAACTTGCAGCGATGGTACAAAAAGACATGACGAAAGTTAAATCAGTACTGCTAGCATTTTTCTCTGTATTTACATTAGGTCAAGTAAGTACGCTTCATGCCTATACGACGGAAGAATATGTTGGCTTTTTAAAACAATATGATACGAAGCACGCCGATAAATTCGGAAGAATTTTGGTACAAAGTGTTGATGGTAGAATTAAACCAATCGATACAATTTCGACAGAACTTTTGAATAAAATATATGGAGGCTCTAGCTTCGAGGGGCTTACACCCAATCAAGTAGCGCTTAGTATGATGAGCTCACCGGGTGAATGGCAGGGATTGCCCGTCATTAAAGTATTTCATCCAGAGCTTAAGAAGATTATCGGTATTCCTGAAAATCAAAAATATGCTGCCTTTAATGATTTTTTTGAGAAAGAAGGCGATCATGCCTTTAAATTAATCAAGTACACAGAAGAAGCAAACCGTAAAAAACCAGCCCAACGTAATCAGTTTGATAAAGACATTCTCAAAGTAGATGAACGCGTCAATATTTGTTATATGGTCTATACGGGCGAAGTCTTTAAAATGATCCCGAAACAAAATGATCTGAATAAACGATGGTTCGCACCACAAGAGGCTGTCATGAATTTCTCTAAACAAGAGGGAGATGAAGTGCGCGCTTTGCTTGGAGGGTACTTTGAAGCCATTAGCGAAGGCTTGGAAAAAGGTAATTGGGAAAGCGCTAATAAAGCAATTGATAAATTACAATCATATCAAGAGCAGTACGGCTCAGAAATTATTCCAAGTAGCAGTCGTATAAAAGCAGAAATTTTCTTTAATCATGCAAAAATCTTTGATCGCTTAACACCTGTTTATTTATTGAGTGGTTTAGTTTTACTCTGCTTTATTTTTGCAAAGATGATCAAATCGTCTCTCAATATTCGTTATATCACAAAAATTGTTCTTGCGATTAATTTTGTTGCCTTTCTAGCACATACAGGTGGGCTTGGTTTGAGGTGGTATATCTCAACGCATGCGCCTTGGAGTGATGGTTATGAGTCGATGATTTATATTGCGTGGGCGATAGCCCTTGCGGGTATTTTCTTTTCTCGCCAGTCCGTTGTCTCTCTTGCACTGACATCAATCCTTACTGGTGTGACTCTTTTTGTTGCCCATCTTAGCTGGATGGATCCACAAATTACGAACTTAGTGCCAGTTTTAAAATCGTATTGGCTTAATATTCACGTTTCGGTCATTACTGCAAGTTATGGCTTCCTAGGGTTGTGTGCGTTATTGGGCTTTTTCACTTTAATTTTATTTAGCGTAAGAAGTAAGAATCAAACAAAACGCAATCAAGAGATTGACCGTAATATCGTTGAAGCAACACGCATTAATGAAATGGCAATGATTTTAGGACTTAGCCTTCTTACAATAGGAAATTTTTTAGGTGGTGTTTGGGCAAATGAGTCATGGGGAAGATATTGGGGATGGGATCCAAAAGAGACATGGGCATTGGTTTCGATTCTATTTTATGCCGCAGTTGTGCATTTGAGATTCATTCCAAAACTGAATACGCCGTTTGTCTTTGCTGTTGCTTCAACCGTTGCTTTTGCTTCGATCATTATGACTTATTTTGGCGTTAACTTTTATCTCTCTGGCATGCACTCTTATGCCGCAGGTGATCCAATTCCTGTACCGCCTTTTGTCTACTATACAATTGTGATTGTCTCGCTTGTGATAGCGCTTGCCTATCCTAAACGAGCTTTTGCTAAAACCTTATAA
- a CDS encoding ABC transporter ATP-binding protein, translated as MISVKNLHVYYGLIEAVKGIDFEVKEGEIISLIGSNGAGKSSTLKALLNSVKKTGDINFLGYDTRNHKTHTLVQHGLSLVPEGRKIFINLTVEENLRMGAFNNDENYEHLKETMYTLFPRIKDKRHQLAGTMSGGEQQMLAISRALMGEPKLLMLDEPSLGLAPKIVGEVFETIMRLRDEGITILLVEQNAFAALKISDKAYVLENGKIVMSGIASEMIGDDTIRKKYLGG; from the coding sequence ATGATCAGTGTTAAAAATTTACATGTCTATTATGGACTCATAGAGGCTGTTAAAGGGATTGATTTTGAGGTTAAAGAGGGAGAAATTATCTCTTTGATTGGTTCTAATGGCGCAGGTAAAAGTTCTACATTAAAGGCATTGCTGAACAGTGTAAAAAAAACAGGTGACATTAACTTCTTAGGTTATGATACACGCAATCACAAAACCCACACTCTTGTACAGCACGGGCTTTCATTGGTGCCTGAGGGAAGAAAGATTTTTATCAACTTGACAGTTGAAGAAAACCTTCGTATGGGTGCTTTTAATAACGATGAAAATTATGAGCATCTCAAAGAGACGATGTATACGCTTTTCCCTCGTATCAAAGATAAGCGTCACCAGCTTGCAGGTACGATGAGTGGTGGTGAACAGCAAATGTTAGCCATCTCTCGCGCTTTAATGGGAGAGCCTAAACTTTTGATGCTTGATGAACCAAGCCTTGGACTAGCACCCAAAATTGTCGGTGAGGTTTTTGAGACGATCATGCGTTTACGTGACGAAGGAATTACCATTCTTTTAGTGGAGCAAAACGCGTTTGCTGCTCTTAAAATTTCCGATAAAGCGTATGTTTTAGAAAATGGCAAAATTGTTATGAGTGGCATTGCTTCTGAGATGATCGGCGATGATACCATCCGCAAAAAATATCTTGGCGGTTAA